AAGGTGGTGTACTTCGGACCGGGGCTCTCCGGGAAGGGCACCAGCCTGCGCCACATATTCGGGAAGCTGAAACCGGAGTTTCGCGGCGCTATGAAGGGGATGCAGGTGAAGGACGCCCGTATGCTCTTCTTCGACTTCACCCCCCCGGGGGACAGCAACGTGCACGGGTTTCGCGTCCGCTTCCATCTGTACACCATTTCCGGAGAGACGATCGACGCCGCCGCGTGGAAGATGGTTCTGAAGGGGGCCGACGGTATCGTCTTCGTCGCCGACTCCTCCATCGACCGCGTCTCCGCCAACCGCGAAAGCCTGGAGAAGCTGAACGCCCATCTCGGCGGGTACGGCACGAGCCTCGAGTCTGTGCCGACCGTCTTCCAGTACAACAAGAAGGATCTCCCCGATGCGCTTCCGGCCGCCGACCTGAACCGGATGCTGAACGCTTCCGGCATGCCCAGTTTCGAGGCGTCGAGCCAGGAGGGGGAAGGGGTGATCCAGCCCCTCCTCGCGCTGGTGAAGTCGGTGCTGCTCGATCTGCGCCGCAAGGGGCTGGAGGGGATCGTCGGGCCGGAGAGCATGAAGGAGGTTGTAGAGACTCCGGTCGAGGAGCCTGTGGCACCGGTAGAGGAGCCTCAGGCTCCGGCAGCGCAGGAAGAGCCTCACATGCCGCACTACGAGGAGCACCCGGTGGCGGCGCCTGACATACCCCTTTATCCGGAAGTGAAGGCGCCGGAGGTGAAGGCGCCAGAGTCGCATGTCGCAGCGGAAGAGGAGGGCGGGCTGTCGCTCGAGCTTTCCGGAGCCGCGGAGCTCAGCCAGGGGCTTTTGCGTCTGCCGCTGGTAATCCGCTCCGGATCCCGCTCGAAGACGGTGACGCTGCAGCTGAGCATTCAGGAGGAGTAGGTCGTGGATTCGGTTGACCTGGATCTGGTCATGGCGGGGCGCTTGCTTCTCTCCTCCTTCCTCGGTGGGATCATCGGGCTGGAGAGGGAGATCCACGGCCGCCCCGCGGGGTTTCGCACGCACCTTCTGGTCTCGCTCGGCTCCTGCCTTTTTGTAGCAAGCTCCATCGAGTTTTACACCATTTTCGGAAACTTCTCCGGCAAGGTCCCGGTCGGTGTGGACCCTGCACGCGTCGCCGCCCAGGTGGTGACCGGCATCGGTTTTCTCGGTGCGGGAGCGATCATCCGGGACCAGGCCGCGGTGCGTGGGCTCACCACCGCCGCCTGCCTGTGGGTTGCGGCAGGGCTCGGCGTCGCGTGCGGCATAGGGATGTACGGCCTCGCGGTCGTTGCCACCGCCGTCGCCCTGGCGAATCTCCTCCTTTTGAAGGAAGTCGAGAAGAAGTTGAGCCGCGATACCTACATCAGCGTGAGGGTTGTAGGGGAGGATACCCCGAGCTTCATCTCGAGGGTGGAGGCTGTTTTGGCGGGTTCAAACCTGACGGCGCTGCAGCTTCGGTTCGATCGGGACGTGGAGCACCAGCGTATCGGCGTCGATTTTCAGGTGAAGCAGATTTCTAAGGACACTCCCGCCGATCTCCTGCACGGCCTCGGCGCGCTGGAGGGGGTGAAGAGGGTGCGCCTGGAATAAGGCGCCCTTCGTGCAGCCCCTTCAGCAGGGCGACACTCTCATATCCCACCTGCAGCTCACCCCTTCCGATCCCCATGGCAACACCTTCCTCGATACCGTGAAAGTCGGACCCTCCGG
The DNA window shown above is from Geomonas sp. RF6 and carries:
- a CDS encoding MgtC/SapB family protein, whose translation is MDSVDLDLVMAGRLLLSSFLGGIIGLEREIHGRPAGFRTHLLVSLGSCLFVASSIEFYTIFGNFSGKVPVGVDPARVAAQVVTGIGFLGAGAIIRDQAAVRGLTTAACLWVAAGLGVACGIGMYGLAVVATAVALANLLLLKEVEKKLSRDTYISVRVVGEDTPSFISRVEAVLAGSNLTALQLRFDRDVEHQRIGVDFQVKQISKDTPADLLHGLGALEGVKRVRLE
- a CDS encoding GTP-binding protein, translated to MALVNQAKREINAKVVYFGPGLSGKGTSLRHIFGKLKPEFRGAMKGMQVKDARMLFFDFTPPGDSNVHGFRVRFHLYTISGETIDAAAWKMVLKGADGIVFVADSSIDRVSANRESLEKLNAHLGGYGTSLESVPTVFQYNKKDLPDALPAADLNRMLNASGMPSFEASSQEGEGVIQPLLALVKSVLLDLRRKGLEGIVGPESMKEVVETPVEEPVAPVEEPQAPAAQEEPHMPHYEEHPVAAPDIPLYPEVKAPEVKAPESHVAAEEEGGLSLELSGAAELSQGLLRLPLVIRSGSRSKTVTLQLSIQEE